In Henningerozyma blattae CBS 6284 chromosome 7, complete genome, a single genomic region encodes these proteins:
- the TBLA0G00700 gene encoding uncharacterized protein (similar to Saccharomyces cerevisiae SBP1 (YHL034C) and RNP1 (YLL046C); ancestral locus Anc_4.7), with translation MLRNKPVNSFLSSFTTDMLKNNNTTMKPESNSLSQYKASVLKAAAANKNTESQINNGTTKENADIIIEENNIEASNQNNSQEKSTTLNKIQKFNEDSEDYTSHKFNSNINSKLKNKSKMKVIKEDINEDKDKIETMEMTTPISEKVRQIGGVSESDGLVMRDTGGRRKIRKHKSKKKDYKEVSFDEENGCGQKNGSNESNSEDAHREKKRQEERDFNPKRTIFVSNLSRILTKKTLANLFIDELGSGDIFELRIRTFSTFVNVKNKNQNKEIEKEDDDRTRRKLKLRRQKNYAFIEFPYDIDFEKLKGKYDRRILIDREIYINKALTTQEIAERKNIKYENKMKNNNTKLKTNDQASFTRDGNKDTKPEDKSVNKNKSTDTLFVKGIPYFATKREIAHFFKTEEELVTLLMQKMKISDSGDIFYSRKKNIGKAFIKFNGCSTDIEEQVDRFNGKIFQDRKLSITIASDKKHFSAEGVY, from the coding sequence ATGTTACGGAATAAACCAgtcaattcttttttaagtTCATTTACAACCGATATGctaaaaaacaacaatacTACTATGAAGCCTGAATCTAACAGTCTTTCACAATATAAAGCCTCTGTATTGAAAGCTGCAGCTGccaataaaaatactgagtcacaaataaataatggaACAACAAAGGAAAATGCAGATataattattgaagaaaataatatagaggcatcaaatcaaaataattccCAAGAAAAAAGCACTACTCTGAATAAGATACAAAAGTTTAATGAAGATTCAGAAGATTATACTTCTCACAAATTTAATAGCAATATCAACTCAAAACTAAAAAACAAGAGTAAGATGAAAGTTATTAAGGAAGATATTAACGAAGACAAggataaaattgaaacaatGGAAATGACCACTCCAATTTCTGAAAAGGTTAGGCAAATTGGTGGAGTCTCTGAATCTGATGGCCTTGTTATGAGAGATACTGGAGGGAGAAGGAAAATTAGAAAGCATAAgtcaaagaaaaaagattatAAAGAAGTATCttttgatgaagaaaatggCTGTGGACAGAAAAATGGCTCAAATGAAAGTAATAGTGAAGATGCTCATAGGGAAAAGAAGAGACAAGAAGAAAGAGATTTTAATCCAAAGAGAACCATATTTGTTAGTAATTTATCAAGGATTTTAACTAAAAAAACTTTGGCCAATCTTTTTATAGATGAACTCGGATCAGGggatatttttgaattacgTATTAGAACCTTTTCAACCTTTGTAAATGTGAAAAATAAGAATCAAAATAAGGagattgaaaaagaagatgatgatcGTACCAGAAGGAAGCTCAAGTTGCGTCGACAAAAAAACTATGCCTTTATTGAATTCCCGTatgatattgattttgAGAAATTGAAAGGCAAATATGATCGTAGAATATTGATTGATCGTGAAATTTATATCAATAAAGCTTTAACTACTCAAGAGATTgcagaaagaaaaaatatcaaatatgaaaataagATGAAAAACAATAACACCAAACTCAAAACAAATGATCAAGCTAGCTTTACCAGGGATGGAAATAAGGATACCAAACCTGAAGATAAATcagtaaataaaaataaatctacCGACACATTATTTGTTAAGGGTATACCTTATTTTGCTACTAAGCGTGAAATTGcacatttttttaagacagaagaagaattagtTACGTTATTAATgcagaaaatgaagatatcAGACTCAGgtgatatattttattcaagaaaaaagaaCATTGGCAAAGCattcatcaaattcaacGGTTGCAGCACAGATATAGAAGAACAAGTTGACAGATTCAATGGGAAAATATTCCAAGACAGAAAACTTTCCATTACCATCGCATCTGATAAAAAACATTTCTCCGCAGAAGGTGTTTATTAA
- the TBLA0G00710 gene encoding uncharacterized protein (similar to Saccharomyces cerevisiae VMR1 (YHL035C) and YBT1 (YLL048C); ancestral locus Anc_4.6) — protein MSNLQSPYKQFQSSKNPSNFDLAASDSNSNLHKDTGMTSGKNTIWYYDDFTTYGRSSLLLFKVPLALIIVNSLLVLFNLSSNYYKYNVLHFKEKNILEDLMSTDNSEEEEEATESNALLNNNATTNHASIEQDQRKSNTSLADKHFSIEQLKFIKMDGSPHGKPVILRKNLLENLNNLCELLLVILQFFIHCYVLKNLPYFRDDFNYKNGLINLFQWTFILLIVIIRNLINLNSKFNFNFNKYIGNSFWKISFLSYMILMPQFLIIFRSLSLNHIGSTISIEFLKSNAYLRNYYMLQVIINSILFCLLFFTNFQSKDKNILYKTDDWIIPSPESNSSVASFISWSWFSPFVWSSYYNSKVEKKDIWGLNINDYSLLVMKKFRNFSANFDKSQASPGTDNNNKSRFSIKLILFFSDLLLLQTFWAFIDSLIAFFPTILLKKILQYISDPTVTTKNVACCYIILMFISKCIVAVCEGQALFIGRRICIRMRSIIISEIYIKALRRQIITKTKKSTDEVDPEQLNEDSKIDGDEESTASANVGAIINLIAVDAFKVAEIGAYLHTFIGTIIMTFVSIYLLFNLLGSAAFIGALTIIVLIPVNYKIANWLGNLQQKNLKTTDKRIQKLNETFQAIRIIKFFSWEKNFENDIHKIREEELYILLLRCLVWSFSTFIFFISPTIVTSLSFAYYIFIQKQELTSPVAFTALSLFALLKIPLDQMANMLSYVVQSKVSLDRVQTFLDEPDTKKYEQLTVPVEKNKLSFKNATMSWGNDNDSFKLRNLDIDFKIGQLNVVIGPTGSGKTSLLMALLGEMTLTEGQINIPSLDPRHDLIIESDGHTNSIAYCSQAAWLLNDTVRNNILFNSPYNKDRYDAAIVAAGLKRDFEILAAGDLTEIGERGITLSGGQKQRISLARALYSNARHVLLDDCLSAVDAHTAAWIYDNCISGPLMEGRTCVLVSHNIALTLKNASLVVMLKNGRVADQGDPVTLLNKGALGEDELVKSSILSRNVSFASVQNLANKSKPVDAKKKTDEELSKAGKLVEEETKAEGYVSPKVYKWYFDNFGGLKAVSFLVAIFFVAQGMYIVQTWWVRDWVVQDVKAKFNELANTVSGLTKNFMSINSIVISSSYSKTSSHSTAYYLSIYFGIGVLHSSIFAIKDILCTYAGLAASRKMFNSLLKNSLHAKLRFFDSTPLGRIMNRFSKDIEAVDQEVPMYLGGTFACLVECFSIIVLITLITPQFLGVAIFIAVFYWFVGAVYISGSRELKRFDSITKSPIYQHFSETLAGITTVRAYGDESRFMRENLEKIDENNKPFFYMWVSNRWLSFRTQIIGAFVILGAGGFSIWNINKIDSGLAGISLTYALTFSDAALWLVRFYGDTEMNMNSTERIQEYMNIDQEPYNEGTVEPPADWPENGKIEINDVSLRYAPNLPRVIKNVSFTVDSKSKVGIVGRTGAGKSTIITALFRFLEPETGNIKIDNIDIVSIDLQKLRRSISIIPQDPTLFTGTIRSNLDPYTQYSDKEIFDSLICVNLVSREELAQVQSPSSNDTSSIVSENFNHFLDLEYNVSEGGSNISQGQRQLLCLARSLLGKPKIILLDEATASIDYESDKKIQETIRNEFGNSTILTIAHRLRSVIDYDKILVMDAGEVEEYDHPYSLLLNKNSIFYSMCEQSGEIDILIEQAKKAFVDKLSSK, from the coding sequence ATGTCAAACTTGCAATCACCGTACAAACAATTTCAAAGTAGTAAGAATCCCTCGAATTTTGATTTAGCCGCTTCTGATTCAAATTCCAATCTGCATAAAGACACTGGTATGACTTCTGGTAAGAATACAATTTGGTATTACGACGACTTTACTACCTACGGCAGATCTAGTCTACTTCTTTTCAAAGTTCCCTTGGCTTTAATTATCGTTAATTCTTTGTTAGtcttatttaatttatcatcgaattattataaatataatgttTTACActtcaaagaaaaaaatattttagaagaTTTAATGTCAACTGACAATTCtgaagaagaggaagaagCAACTGAAAGTAATGcacttttaaataataacgcAACAACAAATCATGCCTCAATTGAACAGGATCAACGCAAATCAAATACAAGCTTAGCTGATAAGCACTTCTCAATtgaacaattaaaatttattaaaatggaCGGATCTCCTCATGGGAAACCAGTCATacttagaaaaaatttattagaaaactTAAATAACCTTTGTGAACTATTATTGgttattttacaatttttcatcCACTGCTACgtcttgaaaaatttaccGTATTTCAGAgatgattttaattataaaaatgggttaattaatttatttcagTGGACTTTTATCCTTTTAATCGTTATAAttagaaatttaattaatttaaactcaaaattcaatttcaatttcaataaatacATTGGTAACTCTTTTTGGAAAATCTCGTTCTTATCATATATGATTTTAATGCCTCAgtttttgattattttccgttctttatcattaaatcaTATTGGCTCTACTATATCAATTGAGTTTTTGAAATCAAATGCTTATTTGAGGAATTACTATATGCTCcaagttattattaattcaattttattctgtttgttattttttacaaatttcCAATCGAaggataaaaatattttatataagaCTGATGATTGGATTATACCATCTCCAGAATCAAACTCGTCAGTTGCCTCATTCATTAGTTGGTCTTGGTTTAGTCCATTTGTTTGGAGTTCCTATTATAACTCCAAAGTGgagaaaaaagatatttggGGGCTAAATATAAACGATTATTCTTTATTggtaatgaaaaaatttagaaatttctcagctaattttgataaaagCCAAGCTTCTCCTGGTACagataacaataataaatcgAGATTTAgcattaaattaattttatttttctcagatttattattattgcaaACATTTTGGGCATTTATCGATAGTTTGATTGCTTTCTTTCCAACtattctattaaaaaaaatcttacAATATATTAGCGATCCAACAGTAACAACCAAGAACGTAGCATGTTGCTATATCATCTTAATGTTCATTTCCAAGTGCATTGTTGCTGTCTGTGAAGGTCAAGCTTTATTTATTGGGAGACgtatttgtattagaaTGAGatccattattatttcagaAATCTATATAAAAGCTTTGAGAAGACAAATCATTacaaaaactaaaaaatcAACAGATGAAGTTGATCCAgaacaattaaatgaagattCAAAAATAGACGGTGATGAAGAATCAACCGCTTCTGCTAATGTGGGTGCaatcattaatttaattgctGTAGACGCATTTAAAGTGGCAGAGATTGGTGCTTATTTACATACTTTTATTGGTACTATCATCATGACTTTTGTatcaatttatttgttgtttAATCTATTAGGTTCTGCTGCTTTTATTGGTGCTCTcactattattgttttaattccagttaattataaaattgcAAATTGGTTAGGTAATTTACAacaaaagaatttaaaaacaacTGATAAGCgtattcaaaaattgaacGAAACTTTCCAGGCTATTCGTATTATTAAGTTTTTTTCAtgggaaaaaaatttcgaAAATGATATTCATAAGATTagagaagaagaattatatatcttattattaagatGTTTGGTTTGGTCTTTCTCAactttcattttctttatatcACCAACAATTGTTACAAGTTTATCATTTGcctattatatttttattcaaaaacaaGAGTTAACAAGTCCAGTTGCATTTACAGCTCTATCACTATTCgctttattgaaaattccATTAGATCAAATGGCAAATATGTTAAGTTATGTCGTTCAATCAAAAGTTTCATTAGATAGAGTTCAAACTTTCCTAGATGAACCAGAtactaaaaaatatgaacaATTAACTGTGCcagttgaaaaaaataaattatctttCAAAAATGCTACTATGTCTTGGggtaatgataatgattcatttaaattaagaaatttagatattgattttaaaattggtCAATTGAACGTTGTCATTGGTCCAACAGGCTCTGGTAAAACTTCTTTATTAATGGCTTTATTGGGTGAAATGACTTTAACGGAAGGtcaaattaatattccAAGCTTAGACCCACGTCATGATTTAATTATCGAAAGTGATGGTCATACAAATTCGATAGCCTATTGTTCTCAAGCTGCATGGTTATTAAACGATACGGtgagaaataatattttattcaatagtCCTTATAATAAAGATAGATATGATGCTGCTATTGTTGCTGCAGGCTTAAAGCGAGACTTTGAAATCTTGGCTGCAGGTGACTTAACTGAAATTGGTGAAAGAGGTATTACGTTGTCCGGTGGCCAAAAGCAAAGAATATCGTTAGCCAGAGCTTTGTATTCCAATGCTAGGCATGTTTTATTGGACGATTGTTTAAGTGCTGTTGACGCTCATACTGCTGCTTGGATTTATGATAATTGTATTTCTGGTCCTTTGATGGAAGGTAGAACCTGTGTATTAGTCTCTCATAATATCGCATTAACTTTAAAGAATGCATCTTTAGTTGTTATGTTAAAAAATGGTAGAGTGGCTGATCAAGGTGATCCAGtaactttattaaataaaggTGCATTAGGTGAAGATGAGTTAGTCAAGAGTAGTATACTTTCAAGAAATGTTTCATTTGCTAGTGTTCAGAATTTAGCCAATAAATCCAAGCCAGTTGATGCTAAAAAGAAAACggatgaagaattatctaAAGCTGGAAAATTagttgaagaagaaactAAAGCCGAAGGTTATGTTAGTccaaaagtttataaatggtattttgataatttcgGTGGTTTGAAAGCTGTCAGTTTCTTAGTTGCTATTTTCTTTGTAGCACAAGGTATGTATATTGTTCAAACCTGGTGGGTTCGCGATTGGGTAGTTCAAGATGTAAAAgctaaatttaatgaattagcTAACACAGTTTCCGGCTTAACAAAGAACTTTATGTCCATTAATTCTATTGTAATTTCGTCATCATATTCTAAAACTTCCAGCCATTCTACTGCTTATTATTTATCCATTTACTTCGGTATCGGTGTTCTTCACTCATCTATCTTTGCTATTAAGGATATTTTATGTACGTATGCTGGATTAGCTGCTTCAAGAAAAATGTTTAATTCGTTGTTGAAAAATAGTTTACATGCAAAGTTACGTTTTTTTGATTCTACTCCACTAGGTAGAATTATGAACCGTTTCTCGAAGGATATTGAAGCTGTAGATCAAGAAGTGCCAATGTATCTGGGAGGTACCTTCGCTTGTCTTGTTGAATGTTTCTCCATTATCGTTTTAATTACCTTGATTACTCCACAATTTTTAGGGGTTGCTATATTTATCGCAGTTTTCTATTGGTTTGTTGGTGCTGTTTATATTTCTGGTTCTCGTGAATTAAAGCGTTTTGATTCGATTACAAAATCACCAATTTACCAACATTTCTCAGAAACTTTAGCAGGTATTACTACAGTTAGAGCATATGGGGATGAAAGTAGATTTATGAGAGAAAATCTGGagaaaattgatgaaaataataagcCATTCTTTTATATGTGGGTTTCAAATCGTTGGTTATCCTTTAGAACCCAAATTATCGGTGCATTTGTTATTTTAGGGGCTGGTGGATTTTCAATTTGGAACATTAACAAAATTGATTCAGGTCTTGCTGGTATCTCATTAACTTATGCTTTAACATTTTCAGATGCTGCTCTGTGGTTAGTTAGATTTTATGGTGATACCGAAATGAATATGAACTCTACTGAGAGAATCCAGgaatatatgaatattgATCAAGAACCATATAATGAAGGTACTGTGGAACCACCAGCAGATTGGCCAGAAAACGGTAAAATCGAAATTAATGATGTTTCCTTACGTTATGCTCCAAATTTGCCAAGagttattaaaaatgtttCTTTTACAGTCGATAGTAAGTCTAAGGTAGGTATTGTTGGAAGAACTGGTGCAGGTAAGTCTACTATAATTACTGCTTTATTCAGATTCCTAGAACCTGAGACTGGTAATATTAAGATCGATAACATTGACATCGTTTCCATTGATTTGCAAAAATTGCGTCGCTCTATCTCTATTATTCCACAAGATCCAACTCTGTTTACTGGTACTATTAGAAGTAACCTAGATCCATATACCCAATATTctgataaagaaatttttgacTCTCTAATATGTGTCAACTTAGTCAGCAGAGAAGAGCTGGCACAAGTTCAGTCCCCTAGTTCAAATGATACATCATCAATTGTatctgaaaattttaatcatTTCTTAGATCTTGAATATAATGTCTCAGAAGGTGGTAGTAATATATCTCAAGGTCAAAGACAATTATTATGTTTAGCTCGTTCATTACTTGGTAAgccaaaaattattttgttagATGAAGCTACTGCTTCAATTGACTATGAAtctgataaaaaaattcaagaaacTATTAGAAATGAATTCGGTAATAGTACAATTTTGACGATTGCTCACAGATTAAGATCTGTTATTGATTATGATAAGATTTTAGTCATGGATGCTGGTGAAGTTGAAGAATATGATCATCCATATTCTTTGTTACTAAACAAGAACAGTATATTTTACAGTATGTGTGAGCAAAGTGGTgaaatagatattttaatagaaCAAGCTAAAAAAGCTTTCGTCGATAAGCTAAGctctaaataa
- the MUP3 gene encoding Mup3p (similar to Saccharomyces cerevisiae MUP3 (YHL036W); ancestral locus Anc_4.5), with the protein MQHFSNPSRQTDTELPGERPSIFDLEDHPLTTTFQNEDKTKNTGNKFNSPYNHNYDSIDSTSAVIGNGLNLYFNHSQQEEQDEQEDQLLREIYEDVEVPQGRHLGVFSTLVLFVSRMVGTGIFATPSSIWVDCNGIPWIYALVWILALLLAFSGLYLFLELGSWSPRSGGKKNFLVMAFNRPYLMMNVTYSVFAILTGWSISNAIVFGKYFIFTFNSTLTTADTTLNSNSNTRLLSIGVILFVVLVHGSSVKTGIKIQNSLGFLKFTLIFLMSLISLYSIIFDLKSEPEAATSKSVTINIEPVTNGLPSFSSFASAFITALYCFSGWDSVHSVISEIKNPKRTLIISGPLSLIICFTFYSLMNLAYYKNLTFEEISKAGPLIGSIFFVKIFGENLGSRLISMSIALSAISNMFVVLYSISRMNQQILRDGFLPMAKFLSSNWPNDSPLPALLIAGFLSIFWLLILPNNSESTAFNYLINMEGYGNLIFLLLIAIGLFRIRKKMKPNLPKIKSPFIGTLFIILVSLYLLVAPIVEFCPPTKAGRTFGWKINWYDPVNHNLSYQFMSLLIILICFCYWAIRFKLLPYMFNYSLQPLNLKLKDGLTVTQWVSKEIE; encoded by the coding sequence ATGCaacatttttcaaatccaaGTAGACAGACTGATACTGAGCTGCCAGGAGAGAGGCCTtctatttttgatttagaaGACCACCCCTTAACGACTACTTTTCAGAATGAAGATAAGACTAAGAATACAGGAAATAAGTTTAATAGTCCTTATAATCATAATTatgattcaattgattCCACATCTGCAGTAATTGGAAATGGACTAAACCTATATTTTAACCATAGCCAACAGGAAGAGCAAGATGAACAAGAAGATCAATTATTACGTGAGATCTATGAAGATGTTGAAGTTCCACAAGGTCGTCATTTAGGCGTATTTTCAACATTAGTTCTATTCGTGTCAAGGATGGTTGGTACTGGAATATTTGCTACCCCAAGTAGTATATGGGTTGACTGTAATGGTATACCATGGATATATGCATTAGTTTGGATATTAGCCTTACTATTAGCATTTTCTGGCTTATACCTGTTCTTAGAATTAGGATCATGGTCTCCACGCTCTGGTGGAAAGAAAAACTTTCTAGTGATGGCTTTCAATAGACCTTACCTAATGATGAATGTAACTTATTCAGTCTTCGCAATTTTAACGGGTTGGTCAATATCAAATGCAATTGTCTTTggcaaatattttattttcacgTTTAATTCGACACTAACTACAGCAGATACAActttaaattctaattcaaatactaGACTACTAAGTATTGGCGTTATTTTGTTTGTAGTACTAGTACATGGCTCCTCTGTTAAAACAGGAATTAAAATCCAAAATTCATTAGGCTTTCTGAAATTCactctaatttttttaatgtcATTAATAAGTTTATATTCCAtcatttttgatttaaaatctgAGCCAGAAGCAGCTACTTCAAAATCAGTCACAATTAACATAGAACCAGTAACTAATGGGTTACCTTccttttcttcatttgcATCTGCATTTATAACTGCTTTATACTGCTTTTCAGGTTGGGATAGTGTTCATTCTGTTATTtcagaaattaaaaatccCAAAAgaactttaataatttcgGGCCCATTATCACTAATAATTTGCTTTACATTCTATTCTTTAATGAACTTGGCctattataaaaatttaacgTTTGAGGAGATTTCAAAAGCTGGCCCATTAATTggttcaatattttttgttaaaatatttggtgAAAATTTGGGTTCCAGACTAATCTCAATGTCTATTGCATTGTCCGCAATCTCAAATATGTTTGTTGTCttatattcaatttcaaGAATGAACCAACAAATTTTAAGAGATGGGTTTTTACCAATGGCTAAATTCCTCTCCTCAAATTGGCCAAATGATTCTCCTCTACCAGCCTTACTAATTGCCGGgtttttatcaatattttggCTGTTAATTCTTCCAAATAATTCTGAATCTACTGCATTTAATTACTTGATTAATATGGAGGGTTATGGtaatctaatttttttattgttaattgCTATCGGTCTTTTTAGAAtaagaaagaaaatgaaaccAAACTTGcctaaaattaaatcacCCTTTATCGGaacattatttattattttagtaTCACTTTATCTTTTAGTAGCTCCTATTGTTGAATTCTGTCCTCCAACTAAGGCTGGACGAACTTTTGGTTGGAAAATTAATTGGTATGACCCCGTCAACCATAACTTATCATACCAGTTCATGTCCctactaataattctcATTTGCTTTTGCTATTGGGCCATAcgattcaaattattaccatatatgtttaattattcattaCAGCCGCTGaatctaaaattaaaggaTGGGTTGACCGTAACACAATGGGTTTCCAAggaaattgaataa
- the TBLA0G00730 gene encoding uncharacterized protein: MASKLSKRTVISKYSKHGCIQCKKSHIKCNEEKPACQNCIRSKKDCKYLTQFISKSISGSNRDTFKIKFKSQILKETNNNTNHTSSSNKIHTTENICNNKNNSPPNQTKFQTEEFQLVNDHIINEKPYTTTTTTTNTGNYNNTVTFKIPTQHNTKHHNINNNHQIPAKTNKFSKDDPSYIMEEKELKFSSVNNIPDSNNCNVKSQNFPLSDNLQMDSEDHVNHTRYSNVSQPTITTVPLVNSNEQQTNLPTSIYSNSKQIFHSNIPLFTLPSQAPNSYSNKGYSESSPPDCSKFFSLNDLELVLKEKEIKIEVETFQYFKVSELILEDPKEIYNRTNFFGKLEHEKLFKVDPLIKWYNQSFYASDTHIVSFSLDDEEFIHYCHKILESVIGKNFLNLCTPYVVYELTRLVEQVGRDFQCLRHTIIFLGSCVMTNYYSSQNNKLFANIWNQFLRIPSLKICYKSIMDQSQSINSFFDWLLLGESSIILFTANYRSTNPQWRSHLRETFKIYYYCEEYFTNKSAFTLSEEYLISPFLTARSYLEHFEITSWISSDIGGSLTNISDLKIFLSRSTFNDCFLIKNEFNSVTGYMLNIHSILTKTVIFLKMLRDMGTNLSGSNMLKFKLFELNDSKNMVLRDILDQFGKEILQDIEDTVHPDTTEEVLTNIKSNILFNVLKESQRTCTITIKLYITVFFLKKSDKNIIEPMLDSLLSNWKLFITTFKPGNMNFWTIYIAAMASLATKNYYYYDEFLNISGKLMGAGISSAPTLLQKIKYMKQISTATGSLLQLQKDNELINNYPLV; the protein is encoded by the coding sequence ATGGCATCAAAGCTATCAAAGAGAACCGTTATTagtaaatattcaaaacaTGGGTGTATTCAATGTAAAAAATCTCATATTAAGtgtaatgaagaaaaaccTGCTTGCCAAAATTGTATTAGAAGTAAAAAAGATTGTAAGTACTTAACacaatttatttcaaaatcaatttcaGGTTCAAATAGAgatacttttaaaattaaatttaaatctcaaattttaaaagaaactaataacaatactAATCATACATCTAGtagtaataaaattcacacaacagaaaatatttgtaacaataaaaataattcaccGCCCAACCAAACGAAATTCCAAACTGAAGAGTTCCAACTAGTTAATGACCatataattaatgaaaaaccATATACAACTACCACTACTACTACCAACACGGGAAACTATAATAATACTGTGACCTTCAAGATACCAACTCAACATAATACAAAACATcacaatattaataataatcatcaaATACCTGccaaaacaaacaaattttcaaaagatgATCCATCCTATATAATGGAGGAAAAGGAActaaaattttcttctgTGAATAATATCCCTGATTCCAATAATTGTAATGTAAAATCTCAAAACTTTCCATTATCTGATAATTTACAAATGGATTCGGAAGATCATGTAAACCATACAAGATATTCTAATGTATCACAACCGACTATAACAACAGTTCCTCTtgtaaattcaaatgaacAACAAACAAACCTACCAACTTCTATATATTCCAAttcaaaacaaatattCCATTCAAATATACCATTGTTTACTTTACCCAGCCAAGCCCCTAATTCTTATTCTAACAAAGGCTATTCTGAAAGCTCCCCTCCAGATtgttctaaatttttttcattaaacgATCTGGAACtagttttaaaagaaaaagagatAAAGATTGAGGTGGAAACtttccaatattttaaagtaTCTGAACTAATTTTAGAGGATCCTAAAGAGATTTATAATAGAACAAATTTCTTTGGCAAGTTAGAgcatgaaaaattatttaaagtcGACCCTCTAATTAAATGGTACAATCAATCATTTTATGCCTCAGATACTCATATAGTATCTTTTAGCTTAGATGATGAGGAATTCATTCATTATTGCCACAAGATTCTAGAGAGTGTCATtggtaaaaattttttaaacttaTGCACACCATATGTCGTTTACGAACTTACTAGATTGGTGGAGCAAGTAGGGAGGGATTTCCAATGTTTAAGGCAcacaattatatttttgggTTCTTGTGTTATgacaaattattatagttctcaaaacaataaattatttgctAATATTTGGAATCAATTTTTACGTATTCcaagtttaaaaatttgttaTAAAAGTATCATGGACCAATCTCAATCAATCAATAGCTTTTTTGATTGGCTGTTATTAGGTGAAAGtagtataatattattcacTGCAAACTATAGATCTACAAATCCTCAATGGAGATCACATTTACGAGAGactttcaaaatttattattattgcgAAGagtattttacaaataaatCTGCTTTTACATTATCAGAAGAATATCTAATTTCTCCATTTTTAACTGCAAGAAGTTATTTAGAACATTTTGAAATCACTTCATGGATATCATCAGATATTGGTGGTTcattaacaaatatttctgatttgaaaatattcttgTCTAGGTCTACTTTTAACGATTgctttttaattaaaaacgAATTTAATTCAGTGACAGGTTATATGTTAAACATTCATTCTATTCTAACCAAAAcagttatatttttaaagatgtTAAGAGATATGGGTACAAATCTCTCTGGAAGTAATATGCTAaagtttaaattatttgaactGAATGACTCTAAAAACATGGTCTTACGGGACATCTTAGATCAATTCGGAAAGGAAATATTACaagatattgaagataCTGTACATCCTGACACAACAGAAGAAGTCttaacaaatattaaatcaaatattttatttaatgtaTTAAAAGAGAGCCAACGAACATGTACgataacaataaaattGTACATTactgtattttttttgaaaaaaagcgataaaaatattattgaaccAATGCTTGATTCTCTACTATCAAATTGGAAGCTATTTATAACTACTTTCAAACCAGGAAATATGAATTTTTGGACAATATACATAGCAGCAATGGCCTCGTTAGCGactaaaaattattattactacgatgaatttttaaatattagtGGTAAATTAATGGGTGCTGGGATTTCAAGTGCACCAACTTTGTTACAAAAGattaaatatatgaaaCAAATCTCAACAGCTACTGGCTCACTTCTTCAATTACAGAAGGATAACGAGCTTATTAATAACTACCCCTTagtataa